One segment of Caldanaerobius fijiensis DSM 17918 DNA contains the following:
- a CDS encoding AAA family ATPase produces MIIAVYSPKGGVGKTTIALALATTAKRKTCAVEFDFSPGDFVSILDLERQRNIVEAVEGRLDYAIQKPKGKNYDVIVGGYPDTYERITQENLRWLLEELEKRYDVVIVDVQPGFVEGCIDVFAMAEKILLVVEDDYSVNSRLIGNVDWARVNGFIDTSKISLIVNKTRGRLRYVNITDLKFPVLYELPYIRNIKPFNDKRVYKHADRIWRKLLPEDYAEKRRFFFAPKPKQSGSPKTQPDTQKPAEENENTKIPQTEQTAERSEEILTAEQDILSENNPVLGEETGEMKGDGVPMGFYVNTGYEQLDNEIRQKIADAGGTGDTGSVAVVSSILYAERFLNEGRRVIFLAKGAGDAAKARALGVKDVFVNPFDLNEIVKAACGELPQESIKTAESEKKGTDEQAYEMLHEDKKEKDDTDGVRHKDDSEGSGAYSDSMDNAVVKEKLHQGEKEVVYGMETDIYGEIRNIIQKYLIEYERKLDEYEATIAQLKEQIREKDGEIEKYKQKTEKFSRLFSELQGLMGD; encoded by the coding sequence ATGATTATAGCCGTATACTCGCCTAAAGGCGGGGTTGGGAAAACAACAATTGCCCTTGCCCTTGCAACAACGGCAAAAAGAAAAACGTGTGCGGTGGAGTTCGACTTTTCACCGGGCGATTTTGTGTCAATACTCGATTTGGAACGGCAGAGAAATATCGTTGAGGCCGTTGAAGGCAGGCTGGATTACGCCATTCAGAAGCCGAAGGGGAAAAACTATGATGTGATAGTCGGCGGCTATCCCGACACGTACGAAAGGATCACGCAGGAAAACCTGAGGTGGCTTCTGGAAGAACTTGAAAAAAGGTACGATGTGGTGATCGTGGATGTACAACCCGGTTTCGTGGAGGGCTGCATAGACGTGTTTGCTATGGCGGAAAAAATACTGCTTGTAGTGGAAGATGATTATTCCGTAAACTCACGGCTTATCGGCAATGTTGACTGGGCAAGGGTGAATGGCTTTATCGATACTTCAAAAATCAGCCTGATTGTGAATAAGACCAGGGGTAGATTGCGCTATGTAAATATAACAGACCTTAAGTTTCCCGTTCTGTACGAGCTTCCGTATATAAGAAACATAAAGCCATTTAACGATAAGCGGGTATATAAGCATGCCGACAGAATATGGAGAAAGCTTCTGCCGGAAGATTACGCAGAAAAAAGGCGGTTTTTCTTTGCACCCAAACCGAAGCAAAGCGGTTCTCCTAAAACACAACCCGACACGCAAAAGCCTGCAGAAGAGAACGAAAACACGAAGATACCACAGACAGAACAAACTGCAGAGCGCAGTGAAGAAATTTTAACCGCAGAACAGGATATTTTGTCCGAAAATAATCCGGTTTTAGGGGAAGAAACAGGGGAAATGAAAGGAGATGGTGTTCCGATGGGCTTTTATGTGAACACGGGATACGAGCAGTTGGATAATGAAATCAGACAGAAGATTGCTGATGCCGGCGGTACAGGGGATACGGGCAGTGTTGCAGTCGTCTCTTCCATATTATACGCAGAAAGGTTTTTGAACGAAGGCAGGAGGGTAATATTCCTTGCGAAAGGTGCCGGTGATGCTGCAAAAGCGCGGGCATTGGGAGTGAAAGATGTATTTGTAAACCCATTCGACCTGAACGAAATAGTAAAAGCAGCCTGCGGAGAACTGCCGCAGGAAAGCATAAAGACTGCTGAAAGCGAGAAAAAAGGTACCGATGAACAAGCCTATGAAATGCTCCATGAGGATAAGAAAGAAAAAGACGATACGGACGGGGTACGTCACAAAGACGATTCTGAAGGAAGCGGGGCATACAGCGACAGCATGGACAATGCAGTTGTTAAAGAGAAACTTCATCAAGGGGAAAAGGAGGTTGTGTACGGCATGGAGACAGATATATACGGAGAGATAAGGAATATTATACAGAAATACCTGATTGAGTACGAAAGAAAGCTGGATGAGTACGAAGCAACGATAGCACAGCTTAAAGAGCAGATTCGGGAAAAGGACGGGGAAATAGAGAA
- a CDS encoding SAF domain-containing protein: protein MKKILKVAVILAVLVFAGVFIYLQNTQGTVNVVVAAKQINAGTRITKDMVQVQSLPVRTVPQGVEKDLNHIIGKTVKVARVKGDLIPLDIVTDINVVLHPGEELANIPLTDADAKLLNAGDIITIIPVSNSTTAQAQAVSGIEVVTVSQNTSSTGQSTSTALIRTTGEAFKVLAPYIKNGNFVIAVDQQK, encoded by the coding sequence TCATCTACCTTCAGAACACCCAGGGCACGGTGAACGTGGTGGTTGCGGCAAAGCAGATCAACGCGGGCACGAGAATCACAAAGGACATGGTTCAGGTTCAGAGCCTGCCGGTCAGGACTGTGCCGCAGGGTGTGGAGAAAGACTTAAACCACATAATAGGGAAAACCGTGAAGGTGGCAAGGGTGAAGGGTGATTTGATCCCACTTGACATTGTGACAGATATAAATGTCGTGCTTCATCCGGGAGAAGAACTTGCCAACATCCCGCTTACCGATGCCGATGCAAAACTTCTCAATGCAGGTGATATTATAACAATCATACCCGTGAGCAACAGCACGACCGCACAGGCACAGGCAGTATCGGGCATTGAGGTCGTAACCGTGTCCCAAAACACTTCGTCAACGGGACAGAGCACATCTACAGCACTCATAAGAACAACAGGCGAAGCTTTTAAGGTGCTTGCACCGTATATAAAGAACGGGAATTTTGTCATTGCCGTAGACCAACAGAAGTGA